A single region of the Lates calcarifer isolate ASB-BC8 linkage group LG16_LG22, TLL_Latcal_v3, whole genome shotgun sequence genome encodes:
- the cfl1l gene encoding non-muscle cofilin 1-like — MASGAAVADSVKDLYNEMKVVKNDADQSERIRLVVFHISDNFIDVEDNKIYREKDLEGVDDVYKFFIGLLKDKQCRYMLYDCHFETKESSRKEELVFVMWAPDSACIKEKMKYASSKGALQKVLTGIKHQLQVNDLSDCHPRDVFAEKMGKGIIRC, encoded by the exons GCATCTGGAGCAGCTGTTGCTGATTCGGTGAAGGATCTctacaatgaaatgaaagtggTGAAAAATGATGCCGACCAGAGTGAACGTATAAGATTGGTGGTATTTCACATCAGCGACAATTTCATCGACGTGGAGGACAACAAAATCTACCGGGAAAAGGATCTGGAAGGCGTGGATGATGTATACAAATTTTTCATCGGTTTgctaaaagacaaacagtgccGCTACATGCTGTACGACTGCCACTTTGAAACCAAGGAATCAAGTAGAAAAGAAGAGCTGGTCTTTGTGATGTG GGCTCCTGATTCAGCATgcatcaaagaaaaaatgaagtaCGCCAGCTCAAAAGGAGCCCTCCAGAAAGTCTTGACAG GTATCAAACATCAGCTGCAGGTGAATGACCTTTCAGACTGCCACCCAAGGGatgtttttgcagaaaaaatgGGGAAGGGCATAATCCGCTGTTGA